The genomic window TTATCTGAACAATTAACACAAGAACAGCTTGATTTTTTTAATACAAATGGGTTTATCCATTTCAAAAATTTCATCAAACCCGAAACGGTTTCTTCCATTATCGACGCTTCCAAACAAGTAGAACAAAAATGGATACAGGAAGATATTAAAAAAATAAATGGTGTGCCAATTAAATATGGAAAAGATCTTGATGGTTCAGCAATTGTGCAACGGTTTGCCTTTATTAACCAACAGCATCAAACGCTAAGCGGTCTCCTATTAGATCCACGCTTTAACGCATTGCTTCAATTGGCGGGAGATGGCGCGCGTTTAGGTACCGAAGAAAAAGACGGCATGGTGTTTAACCACTACATTAACGGACCAGAAAGCAAATTCAGTAAAATGGGCTGGCATACGGATGGTTTAAGGGATATTTTCTACGGCACTAAACTGAACCCAATGCTGAATGTAGGCATTCACCTGAGTACCTTAAAGCCTGAAAATGGCGGATTAAAACTTATCCCGGGCACGCACAAACAAAGTATTTACCAGATGCTCTTTCGCAAAAAATATTTCCTTGATAATAAACCAGATGCTGAAGAGGTATCGATATTACCCGAAGCAGGAGATTTAACCATCCACGATGGAAGACTGTGGCACAGGGTAGCAGAATCGGCCATACGTGGCGAGGAAAGCAGGAGGCGTGTAATTTACGTACCCATCATCGCAGGTAAATATGCCCCAAAAAATGAGAATAGTCCAACAGTATTTTATCAGCGCTTCGCCGGAATTGTAAAATAAATTTATGTTATTTGCCCTATTGTTTACTTACCTGGTCAGATCGGGGAAGTTAAAGCGAATGACTGATTATTCTAAAGGTATTCCAAAGAAGATCAGTTTAAAATTTTACCGACCAGAAACAGCCATTCTCTTTGGCGTAATTTTGGCTGGCACTTAAATTGGAGGCTATTATTAAACTAAAAGAAGGCCATTTAGATGGCAAAAGGGTATTTGCAGACCGCGAAAGAACAAATATTTTAAGAAAAGGAGAACAAGGGCTGATCCTTTTTTTGCTTCAAAGGGTTCCTAAGTGGATTACACCCAATATGATGACAGGAATCGGCATGTTTGGATCGCTGATTGTTTTTTTAAGCTTTATTCTGGCTGGTTTTTATGAAAAAAGCTATTTGTTGATCGGAATTTTAGGTTTTATGATTAACTGGCTTGGCGATTCGCTTGATGGTCGATTGGCGTATTTTCGCAAAATCCCGCGCAAATGGTATGGCTTTGCACTCGATATTGTGATGGATTGGCTAAGCATTATCCTGATCGGTTTGGGCTATTATTATTACGCCGATGGTGGCACACAGATTTTCGCATTTCTTTTTGTGGTATTGTACGGTTGGTCGATGATTATTTCTCAATTGCGCTATAAAATTACAGGCTTTTATCAGATCGATTCTGGCTATTTAGGTCCGACGGAATTACGCGTAATTATTTCGCTTATCTTAATTGCCGAAACCTTATTTACTGGTGCCATTACTTATTTCGCAATTGCTATGGTATCGCTGTTATTGGTGATCAATATTATCGATACGTTTAAACTTTTAAAAGCGGGCGACGCTAAAGATGAGGAGGAGAAGATAAAATGACCTGGGCATCTGTTAAACTTTTTCTCAAAGCACAGGTATCTGCTTTTTCTGGGGGTGTTACCGATTATGGGCTAATGATCCTGCTAACCGAATGGCTGCATATCCATTTTACCATTTCTATTTTAATTTCGGGTACGCTTGGCGGAATGGTTAACTTTTGCATTAACCGTTTTTGGGCATTTAAAAGTAACGATGGGTACCACAGCTCTACCAGTGGGCAGCTTATACGCTTTTTTACCGTGGTTTTAGGCAGTATCTCATTAAAATCAGCAGGTACTTATTTATTGCACCGAAGTTTAAATCTGGATTATAAACTTGGCAGACTTTTAATTGATAGCATTGTTTCTTATGGTTTTAACTATCCGCTAATGAAGTATTGGGTATTTAGAATTAATACTGTTGAGGCTGCCTGCACTGAAGAAACAAGCGATTGTTTTGAAACCCTCAACAAAGAACGGGCGATCTAAATGAAGTAGATCTTTTTAGCAAACAGCATAAAGCAAATGCTATTATTTTTCTTTATCAAACGTTTGCGCGTTATCTATAAGCGTATAATCCGTTAATGGAAAGAATAAGAAACGACTATAAAAGGTAAAAAGGATGTCCAGTCCAAACGATGAAGCATAAAAACTGAACACCTTGCCTTTACCTTATTAGTTTAATATTGTTTTAGAGTCGCTTACTCTGTTTTCATTAATTTTCTTAATAATCTCTTCAAATTTCGATTCTTTGGCAACGTACTTATTCAATAAATCGATCTGATTTAAGCCCCTCACCAAGTTATGCTCAGGATAATTTGTTTTATAGTAAATATCGCCGTTTAAGAAATCGGCTATAAACCTTACCGCCTGCATGTAAATCATAAATTTACCCGAATAAATAAAGAACTGTTTTTCAGCAAAGGCCAAAACCTGGTCCATTTCTTCCATGTAGCCTTTATGTATGGCGGCAAAAACGTCTTCTCTGATGGCTATTTTACTAAAATCTTTTTCCTCTTCATTGGCTTCTGAGAGATAAGTACGCATCATATCGCCCACATCACTGATAAAGTATCCGGGCATTACGGTATCTAAATCGATTACACATAAGCCTATTCCAGTTTCGGCCTGTAACAGTACATTGCTGATTTTGGTATCGTGATGTACAACACGTAAATTAAGCGCACCGCTATCTACCATGTGTACATACTGCTCTTCTATATCGTAATGTCTGATAATCTCTTCTATAGCAAATTTTGCCTCACTAATTCTTTCATCGCTAGCTTGTTCTAAAGCTTTTTTAAACTGTTCTACACGTAAAGGCAGGTTATGAAAATCTTCGATAGTGGGTTTTAATTTTTGTACATTGAAGGCACAAAGCATCCTGGTAAATTTACCAAACTGCTTAGCAGCGTGATAAGCCTGCTCGGGCTGATGCACAAAATCAATGGAGCAAGAATTTTCCACAAATGGAAAAACCCTGTAAAAATGATCGTCGATAACCACAAAATCATCTCCATTTGCAGCCGCAATTGGGGCAACAAATAAATATTTAGGGGCTGTTTGATCAAGATATTTTTTTATTGTCTCAATATTTTGAGCAATATTTTGAGGCTGGCGAAAAACCTCCGTATTCACCTCTTGCAAGATATAGGCTAATTTTTCACTGTAAACTTTCCAGGTATGGTTAATTAAGCCCGAGCCGAAAGGTTCAATTTTAAATTTTTCTGCGTTAAGTCCATAAGCACCTAAAACTGCTTGAAACATAAGATGGTAATATATATATTGAATAAAAATTGTTCCAGGCAAACCATTTGATCAACCTGAATAAAGTTGCGTATTAAAATATGCGGGCAAGCCATAAGCAATACCCGCAATCGAGACTAAAAACCGCTATCGTCTAAAGCGAAAGTATTTTTTCGATCTTTCCATTTTCCTTTTGTAAAATCAGGGAATTTTTGTGGCATATTTCCTTCTTTTAACGATTTGGTAGAAAGTGGCGTAATTACACTCATTGTAACTGAATCATAAACGTCAATAGGTGTTTGTTTTTTCTGTTTTACCGCCTGGATAAATCCATTAAAAACAAACCAGTCCATACCACCGTGACCGGCGCCTACCGCTTCTGCTTCATATTTTTTCCAAAGTGGGTGATCGTATTTAGCAAACCATTCATCAGCTTTATCCCAGGCATGATCTTTCGATTTATGTTCAATGTGCACTGATTTGTTTACATCCATCCAAAGCCCTTTTGTTCCCTGTACCCTGAAACCGATAGAATATGGCCTGGGCAAGTGCGTATCGTGACTTAACATTACAGTTTCGCCGTTTGCACAGTTAATCATTGTAGTGGTAACATCACCATTTTTATAGTTAATTTTAGCATTAGGGTGGCCAGGAGAAAGCTCTTCTACGTAAGCGGCCAAACCTCTTGCTTTAGAACTGAACGATACCAGGCTGGTAAAGCTGTTTCCTCTGTTAATGTTAGCATATTGCATTAAAGGGCCAACACCGTGGGTTGGATATAAATCGCCATCCTGATCGATGTTGAACTGCGTACGCCATTGTGCCTCGCTTAGTGCTTTTGGCCCATACTCTACCCCACCACCGTAATAATCTTTACCGTTGTTAAAAAGTACGTTTCGTAAGTTATGTTGGTAACCACCTTCAAGGTGCACCAATTCGCCAAAAAGGCCTTGTCTAACCATGTTTAAAGCCGCCATTACATCTCTACGGTAACAAACGTTTTCTAAGGTCATGTAAGGCATGCCTGTTTTTTCAGAAGTGTTTACAATATCCCAGTGATCTTGAACACTTAAACCTGCAATTACCTCGCAGCCTACATATTTACCAGCTTTCATAGCATCAACTGCCTGGTCGCGGTGAAACTGCCATGGTGTTGCTATAATTACGGCATCAATATCTTTATGGTCTAATAGTTTTTTATAGGCATCTAAGCCACCGGTATATTCTGTTGCTGCTGGTCTACCTTTTTTGGCAATAAAATTACGACAGATTTTAAGTGAACTTTCCTGGGTATCGCAAATTGCAACAATTTCTACATCGTCTCTCAAGGCCCCCTCAGAAATATGGCTCATACCACGTGCACCTACACCGATATACCCTACTCTTACTTTTCCACTGTCTGATGATGCAAATAAACTTCCGGTTGGCAGGATGGTTAAACCAGCAGCCGTAAATGCACCATTTTTGATAAAATCTCTACGTTCCATTTGTGTTATTTAATGTTTATTGTTTAGTTTTTTAATTGATCCGGTTAATACTGAACAAACGTTTTACTTACTATTATTTCGCAAATTTACACACCAAAACCCGCTTACTTACAGCGCATTAATGGGCTAAAGGTTTTTAAAAAATTTTGACCCTGGTAAACTGAACGGGTTGTTTTTCGTGCATATTCCAAAATAAGTAAGCACAAACCGTATTTAAACCCATTGCTCTCGCCCTTTGCAAACGTTGTTTCTCCCCTGCTTTTGGCATACGGGCAAAATGCTTTTCACCAGCGCATATTACATAGGGCTTGCCATTAAGCTCAAAAGATTCGGCACCTATGGCAAAGGTGTTTTCCTTTTGGGCCTGGCTATTAATAGATAAGCTTATTAATAGCCCTACAACAAGTGGTTTTGTAAGCAAATGGGTACACATTTGTGCTGGTTCTTTTCGGTTTTGTTGCTTTGTATTTTTTAAAAGTAGAACAAGCAAATGAGCATTACAACATAAATATCAGCGCAAACGATTGACTAATTTTTACGTTACCAATTATTTAAGCCCAAAGCAAATCATCTATCTACTTCGCTTATTTAAGCTGTGCTACCATGCCTTTGCCACAATTGCCCATTGCCTGGCAAATGGTAATAAAGCTTTTCGCCTTAGCCCTTTTTACTGCTGTTTTAAAGGCTTTACATTTTAAAGGCCATACTGTAGAAATAATAAAGAATATGAGGAAGTATTTCCACACAGGTAGCGTAAAATGGGGAAATACGGCAAACCAAACTCGTTTCGTTTACGCTAAAAATTATACGGATTTTTTTCAGCAAAGCACTTAAAAATAAGTGCTTTGAGGCAGTTAAAATGGGTTTTACCACATGAAACTGGTGGAATAACAAGCGTTTACCTGTCAAACATTAACTCAACATTAAAATTTGGTTAAACTTTTGTCTAATAAGTTGTGAGCGGGTACCATCAACGATAAAAAAGAAGATGAGCATTCGTGTTTAAGTTATTGTTTTTTCTAATAGCCCTCATATGGAAAAAAAACTCATCACCGAAATCAATATAGAAGACAAAGCCATAACACACTTTGATTCATTCGATCTGGAACAACAATTTAACGGGCATCATTATTTCGAACTTCGATTTAAGCAGAATCAGTTTGGCTTGCCCAGCTTAATCAATCTTGATGAAAGCCGCGATTTTGTAGGCAAAACACTCACAGCATCATTCGGTTATCAGGTTAATAGACTACAAGAATTTGCTGGTTTGGTTACCAAGGTAGAACTCGCACAGAACCATGGCTACCATGGCGTTTTAATTGTAAGTGGCTATAGTCCTACTATTTTAATAGACCGTGGCCAAGATTTGGGTTCTTACTTGGATAAAGATCTAAATAAAATTGTTGCCTTAGCCACAACAGATACCTCTGTAAACGATCTTAAAATCATATGCAATGCCAGCAGGAAAAAACCTGTCGATTATCTTATTCAATATAAAGAAAGTGATTTTGAATTCCTGAACCGCTTATCGGGCGAATATCATGAATGGTTTTTCTACGATGGCAAACAGCTCAACTTTGGCAAACCAGATGAGCAGAAAGAAGTAGCGCTTTTTTATGGCCGTGATGTACAGAATCTCCAGTATGCCATGGAAATTTCACCGATCAAGCATAAACGTTTTGCGTATAACCCTAAACAAGATGAGATGCTGCACAGCGAAAGTACAGGCATAGCAAATGGCATACTAGATCTTACCCATGCTATACAAGCTTCTAACCGTACTTATAGTAAAAAATTTAACCAACCTTCGCTCATCCGTGTAGAAAACAGTAACGACATTAAAAGCCATGTGGAGAATGAAGAAAAAGCCAGCATATCAGAACTTCTAAAAATCAGTGCTACAGGGGATAATGCCGAACTAAGTATTGGCAATATTGCTGAAATTGCTATGAGTGTAAGACAGGGAAATGCTTTTATAACCGAAAGCTTGGGTAAATTTCTGGTTACCAACATTCATCACCGTATAGATGCTGCTGGCAGATATCAAAATACATTTACAGGCTTAACAGCCTCCACTGAACGCATTATGGTAAAGAACTATAAAAAGCCAAATCCAGATATATTGTTAGCAGATGTAATGGATAATAATGACCCTGAAGGGCAAGGCCGGATCAAAGTAAAGTTTAAGTGGGAATGCCTAACGAATGATATCACTGAATGGCTGAGGGTAATCACCCCAGATGCTGGAAGTAGTGAACAAGTAAATACGAACCGGGGTTTTGTTTTTATACCTGAAGTTGGAGATCAGGTTGCCATAACTTTTGAAGAAGGAAATATCGCCAGACCAATTGTATTGGGAAGTGTTTTCCATGGTACTAACGGCGCCGGTGGTTACGAGTATAATCATCTAAAAGCAATTGCAACCAGAAGTGGTCATTTAATAGAATTTAATGATGCCGCTGGTTCCGAAGCAATTACCATTACAGATAAAAACCGAAATATTATACGCTTTGATACTAGTGCAGCGAGTATTGAGATCTCTGCTCCCGAAAATATCAGTATCCGGGCTAAGAATATAGATATCAATGCCGAACAAAATATATCAATATCTGCTGGAGAACATATCTACAGCAATGCAGGTGGAAATATAAGCAGCAATGCTGGTGAAAATCATTCGTTAATGGCCGAAAATATTACCATGATAGCTAATGATAGTATTAATAAAACTGCTACACATATCGAAAAAACCGCAGAACAGATTAATCTGAATAGTACTCAAGAGAATATTGAATTTCATAGTGCCAGAGAGATCGTGAATAAGAGCGGTAGCAAGGTTAAATTATTTTAAGATGGGAACAATTAAATACATCAGCAAAACCATCACCGAAAATATAGGAAGTGCTAAATGGTTTTCTACCCACGGAGGTATAGATTTTAATGCGACAAAAGAAGTAATTCTGCATAGTAAATATAAGATAAGGTATGATCGATATGTACCCTCAAAACAAACAGGGTAGACCATCTTGCCATATTAATTAAGAACAAATGTATACCCATGAATAAAATTGATTATAAATCTTTAGAAAAGCCTTTAAATATGCTTTTAAAGGTAGAAATCTCTGAAAAAACAGCATTTAAAGATGAGTATACCTTTAAACTTTTTGATATAGACATTTTACCAGATAAAAATTCTTTTTGGTCTGGTCATCAGAATATCGAAATTATACGCAAACAAAGTTTGATCGGCGCGCTACCTGGTAACGATGTTGATTTGTTCGTGCAGCAAATTTCTGCAGCATTACATCAATTAACCTTAAAAATAGGTTTTAATGGAATGCCAGTAAGTGTTGAAAAACAAAATGAGCTATGGCAAAAATGGTTGGCCATTAGAGAAAATGTGGCTAATACTTATACTGGAAATTGGATTGATTCGACCTTAATAGCGGTTGACAAAAAAATGCTACCTAGTGAAGCATTAACCGAACATATCAAGCAAGATTTATTTCTGAACGAATATTTCAGGGGAGTTTATGACGCCCGTTTTGTAGAAAACAAGTTTAATCGAAAAAGAGAAGTGTATGGTTTATGTCCGTTCCCTATTTGGTTTAACGAAAAGTGGACACTACAAACATCAGAGAATCAAAAACTGATTAAATTTTCTGGCAACTGGACCAAGAATGTTGATCAGCCAGGATTTTATAGCTGGTTAAAAACCAAGACAGATAATGATATAACAGAAATTAGTGTCGAAGGATTTTATCAGATAAATCCAATTACTGGTTGGTGCAACGCCTTAGAAAGTACTTATTCACTAATAGCAAATAGTTGCTATATAAAAACACTAAAGATTACTTTAACAACCAATTAAAATTAGCCAAAATGGATTGGAGTACTGATGCTGAACCAACAAATAACGAAGAAAACCTAACAGATGATAAGATTACAGACAACCTTACTGTATCTACAACATCAGATAGGCAGGGAATAGATGAGACTAAGCAAAATGAAAAAATTACCGAACTATTGGTATGTCATGGGGCTAAATGCACCTGCGATCAAGCGGTAGATCCCGCTCCGAAAAAGATGAACGTACTTAGCCATAGCAAATATGTGATTAATGATAGTGGTGAAAGTAAATTTATTGCAACCACCTTAGAAAACAAACTGCTTAACCTAAATTTTGGGCAATGCAAAGTACCTGACCCAAGTAAACCTGTACCCTGTACTGCCAAATTGCAATGGAAAGATTATTATGAAAAAGTAGAATTGCCAAATAGTGCTTATGTACTGACCAATAAAAGCATAGCTATTTGTACTGCAAAAGGTGGAAATGTAAAAATAGCTCAACATGGCCAACAAGCCAACATTACGGCAAGAGAATTAGAAAATGCCAAAGCTGGCAGTTGGGCCGCTGATGGTCCGCTGCTTACCGAAGAACTGGTTCATACCGAACAAGCGGCAAAAAATGAAGATGAAGATGGTGCAACAGTAAAATTGATAATTCCTTTATCTTACAGTGATCAACAACCGCTCGGTACGCCTATTACTTTTAAAGCCGATTTTGCTGGCAAACCAACCGATGCAGATAAACAAGGAGTAAACTGGGTAGTCTATGATACAAATGGCATCCCCATGCAATTGCGAAACGATGCAGGTGAAACCCTCACCATTACCTTTAAAAAAGTTGGCACCTATTTAATTGAAGCTTATGGCAAAACCAACGGCGATAAAAGAGTAACCAGGCCTTACACCATTAAAGAAAACGAGATCGAAACCGTAACCGCAGTTGATGGAAATACAAAAGTAAGAATAAATGTACCTATAACCTTCAGGATCCAAAGTCTTTTTCCGTCCGTGGCGCTACCAGGCGATATCAGTACTATTACCTGGGAGGTAACCAAAACAGGAGGAATTGGTATCCCTGCGTTATTAATCCCTACAGGGAACATCACCCAGGTAATCTGTAGCGAAGAATGCAGCTATGTGGTATCTGCATGTTTTAATGGTATTCCAAAACAATCAAAACAGATACAGGCCTTAAAAAATGGTATTATTTCTATCATCACTTCAACACAAAGCACAAGAATAAAAGAAGAGATAACTTTTAGCGTAAAAGATCATTTTAAAATATTGCCCGCGTTACCGCAGGAAATTGCTGCTGTAAAATGGATATGCAAAGATATTGATGGTAAACCAGTTGAAGCTTTTAAATCAAAAATAGGCGAAACCATAACCCATCAATTTGACGAACCTGGTGAGTATACCGTACAGGCATATATGGTACAACCAAGCGCAAAAGTAGCAGTTAAAATAATAGTTGCCCAACCTGAAATTATATTGGCACAATGGGAATATCCCGAGGGTGGTAAAAAAACAAAAACAGGCTGGGGCGAACCAAACCACGCTTACATTAAGTTTAAAGCGGCAGAGGGCTTAATTGTAAATTTAGAATATGGTTATTTAGATCACAGCGGCAAAGCGAAAGCCATCCACGTGATTACAGGGTTCAGAATCCCTCAAAATCAAATATTAAATTTAGAGAAATACAATTTCATCCCCAATGCAGATAAGTATAAAAAACTGCTAAAAGAAGGGACGGAATTTTACTTTAAAGTATACTCGACGGATAAAAAATATGGAATCTTAAATGGGAATATTCCCCAACCACTACAAAAGCTAAAACTGGTTACCAAAGAAGAAATTGTAAGCATCGAATTTTTCACCAATAACAAACCTGTTATCCAAGCACTATATGGCAGTAAGATGAAATGCCGCATCCGCACGCGTAATCTAAGTGCAAAAAATGTATCCGTTAAAATTTACAGAAAAGAAAGCCGCCTTGGGTTCGACAATTTAAGGAAAGATACACTTGTACACCATAAAGAATACCCTTTAAATGATAACGGCGTTGTTGAGTTTGACTTTATATTGGCTAAAAGCTGGGAGAAGAGTTATAGCGAAAAACTGCATCGTTTTTATGCCATGATAGAAGAAATGGAGTTTTTAGGAACAAGCAATACTTTAATAGCCTTTAAAAATGATGTACCAGCAAATGGAGGGAAAGCATTGGTGGTCGTGGGGAATCAGGAAGGCAACAGTCATAGTGATTGCCCCAGATGTAATAAAGACATTACTACGGCAGAACTAAAACAAATATTTAAAGATGCTGATGATGCCACGCTCACAATAGTTGCCAGCACCTACAACAAATACATGGCCGATCTTGGCATGAATACCTGCTGGGTTAAAGCACACTTTTTTGCTCAGATCCGGGTAGAATCCGGAACTAAACTGCATGTGAAAAGTGGAGAAAACATGAACTATAGTGCAGATACGCTGATCAACGGTAACTTAAATAAAAAAACTGGCAAAAGGGACAGTCCTCCTTTCTCCTATTTTACAAAACATAAAGAAGACGCTTATAAATACGGAAGAACCAAAGATCATGAAGCAAATCCGCAAATGATTGCGAATCTGGCTTATGCTGATAAAAATAGAAATGTAAACAATAGAATTGGTAATATACATGAAGGGGACGGATGGAATTTTAGGGGAAAGGGTTTAATACAGCTTACCGGAAGAGAAAATTATAGTAAAGCAAACACTTATACTTTAAAATATGAGCGGGTCGATATCCTTAAAAATTCTGATATTGTAGCTAAGGACATTAAAATTGCGGTACTAACTTCAATGGCGTTTTATAAGTGGAATGGGCTGATTGCATTATCCAATGCAATCATTAAAACTAAAAAAATTTCTCAAGGAGTAAGTAATAAAGTAGGTAATAATTATACCGAAA from Flavobacterium sp. W4I14 includes these protein-coding regions:
- a CDS encoding hypothetical protein (product_source=Hypo-rule applied; transmembrane_helix_parts=Outside_1_9,TMhelix_10_31,Inside_32_76), which codes for MPLPQLPIAWQMVIKLFALALFTAVLKALHFKGHTVEIIKNMRKYFHTGSVKWGNTANQTRFVYAKNYTDFFQQST
- a CDS encoding type VI secretion system secreted protein VgrG (product_source=KO:K11904; cath_funfam=2.40.50.230,3.55.50.10; cog=COG3501; ko=KO:K11904; pfam=PF04717; superfamily=69255,69279) — its product is MEKKLITEINIEDKAITHFDSFDLEQQFNGHHYFELRFKQNQFGLPSLINLDESRDFVGKTLTASFGYQVNRLQEFAGLVTKVELAQNHGYHGVLIVSGYSPTILIDRGQDLGSYLDKDLNKIVALATTDTSVNDLKIICNASRKKPVDYLIQYKESDFEFLNRLSGEYHEWFFYDGKQLNFGKPDEQKEVALFYGRDVQNLQYAMEISPIKHKRFAYNPKQDEMLHSESTGIANGILDLTHAIQASNRTYSKKFNQPSLIRVENSNDIKSHVENEEKASISELLKISATGDNAELSIGNIAEIAMSVRQGNAFITESLGKFLVTNIHHRIDAAGRYQNTFTGLTASTERIMVKNYKKPNPDILLADVMDNNDPEGQGRIKVKFKWECLTNDITEWLRVITPDAGSSEQVNTNRGFVFIPEVGDQVAITFEEGNIARPIVLGSVFHGTNGAGGYEYNHLKAIATRSGHLIEFNDAAGSEAITITDKNRNIIRFDTSAASIEISAPENISIRAKNIDINAEQNISISAGEHIYSNAGGNISSNAGENHSLMAENITMIANDSINKTATHIEKTAEQINLNSTQENIEFHSAREIVNKSGSKVKLF
- a CDS encoding hypothetical protein (product_source=Hypo-rule applied; cath_funfam=3.20.20.80; cleavage_site_network=SignalP-noTM; pfam=PF01301; superfamily=51445) → MCTHLLTKPLVVGLLISLSINSQAQKENTFAIGAESFELNGKPYVICAGEKHFARMPKAGEKQRLQRARAMGLNTVCAYLFWNMHEKQPVQFTRVKIF
- a CDS encoding putative flippase GtrA (product_source=COG2246; cath_funfam=1.10.1410.10; cog=COG2246; pfam=PF04138; transmembrane_helix_parts=Outside_1_33,TMhelix_34_56,Inside_57_75,TMhelix_76_98,Outside_99_107,TMhelix_108_130,Inside_131_156) — its product is MTWASVKLFLKAQVSAFSGGVTDYGLMILLTEWLHIHFTISILISGTLGGMVNFCINRFWAFKSNDGYHSSTSGQLIRFFTVVLGSISLKSAGTYLLHRSLNLDYKLGRLLIDSIVSYGFNYPLMKYWVFRINTVEAACTEETSDCFETLNKERAI
- a CDS encoding phosphatidylglycerophosphate synthase (product_source=COG0558; cog=COG0558; superfamily=103473; transmembrane_helix_parts=Outside_1_45,TMhelix_46_68,Inside_69_74,TMhelix_75_90,Outside_91_109,TMhelix_110_132,Inside_133_138,TMhelix_139_158,Outside_159_177,TMhelix_178_211,Inside_212_230) — protein: MEAIIKLKEGHLDGKRVFADRERTNILRKGEQGLILFLLQRVPKWITPNMMTGIGMFGSLIVFLSFILAGFYEKSYLLIGILGFMINWLGDSLDGRLAYFRKIPRKWYGFALDIVMDWLSIILIGLGYYYYADGGTQIFAFLFVVLYGWSMIISQLRYKITGFYQIDSGYLGPTELRVIISLILIAETLFTGAITYFAIAMVSLLLVINIIDTFKLLKAGDAKDEEEKIK
- a CDS encoding hypothetical protein (product_source=Hypo-rule applied), with translation MLFALLFTYLVRSGKLKRMTDYSKGIPKKISLKFYRPETAILFGVILAGT
- a CDS encoding putative dehydrogenase (product_source=COG0673; cath_funfam=3.30.360.10; cog=COG0673; pfam=PF01408; superfamily=51735); translated protein: MERRDFIKNGAFTAAGLTILPTGSLFASSDSGKVRVGYIGVGARGMSHISEGALRDDVEIVAICDTQESSLKICRNFIAKKGRPAATEYTGGLDAYKKLLDHKDIDAVIIATPWQFHRDQAVDAMKAGKYVGCEVIAGLSVQDHWDIVNTSEKTGMPYMTLENVCYRRDVMAALNMVRQGLFGELVHLEGGYQHNLRNVLFNNGKDYYGGGVEYGPKALSEAQWRTQFNIDQDGDLYPTHGVGPLMQYANINRGNSFTSLVSFSSKARGLAAYVEELSPGHPNAKINYKNGDVTTTMINCANGETVMLSHDTHLPRPYSIGFRVQGTKGLWMDVNKSVHIEHKSKDHAWDKADEWFAKYDHPLWKKYEAEAVGAGHGGMDWFVFNGFIQAVKQKKQTPIDVYDSVTMSVITPLSTKSLKEGNMPQKFPDFTKGKWKDRKNTFALDDSGF
- a CDS encoding Ser/Thr protein kinase RdoA (MazF antagonist) (product_source=COG2334; cath_funfam=3.90.1200.10; cog=COG2334; pfam=PF01636; superfamily=56112); the encoded protein is MFQAVLGAYGLNAEKFKIEPFGSGLINHTWKVYSEKLAYILQEVNTEVFRQPQNIAQNIETIKKYLDQTAPKYLFVAPIAAANGDDFVVIDDHFYRVFPFVENSCSIDFVHQPEQAYHAAKQFGKFTRMLCAFNVQKLKPTIEDFHNLPLRVEQFKKALEQASDERISEAKFAIEEIIRHYDIEEQYVHMVDSGALNLRVVHHDTKISNVLLQAETGIGLCVIDLDTVMPGYFISDVGDMMRTYLSEANEEEKDFSKIAIREDVFAAIHKGYMEEMDQVLAFAEKQFFIYSGKFMIYMQAVRFIADFLNGDIYYKTNYPEHNLVRGLNQIDLLNKYVAKESKFEEIIKKINENRVSDSKTILN
- a CDS encoding hypothetical protein (product_source=Hypo-rule applied), whose product is MGTIKYISKTITENIGSAKWFSTHGGIDFNATKEVILHSKYKIRYDRYVPSKQTG
- a CDS encoding phytanoyl-CoA hydroxylase (product_source=KO:K00477; cath_funfam=2.60.120.620; cog=COG5285; ko=KO:K00477; pfam=PF05721; superfamily=51197); this encodes MATSYPTFTLSEQLTQEQLDFFNTNGFIHFKNFIKPETVSSIIDASKQVEQKWIQEDIKKINGVPIKYGKDLDGSAIVQRFAFINQQHQTLSGLLLDPRFNALLQLAGDGARLGTEEKDGMVFNHYINGPESKFSKMGWHTDGLRDIFYGTKLNPMLNVGIHLSTLKPENGGLKLIPGTHKQSIYQMLFRKKYFLDNKPDAEEVSILPEAGDLTIHDGRLWHRVAESAIRGEESRRRVIYVPIIAGKYAPKNENSPTVFYQRFAGIVK